In the genome of Bryobacteraceae bacterium, one region contains:
- a CDS encoding ArsB/NhaD family transporter, translating to MEPHTGQVIFGLSAALVASVIFVSVYALVVSEKLNRAILALLGAGLMILLGVVTQEAALRGIDFNTIGLLLGMMVLVGITGKSGVFQYVAIWSAKKVNAYPLGVLVMLSVVTAVFSALLDNVTTVLLVVPVTLLITEELKVRPYPYLVAEILCSNIGGTATLIGDPPNIMIGSATGLTFNDFLLNTGPPVVLVLAATLGPLCWLWRKDLVADESARRRVLEFRESEAIRDPRLLKQALAVLAGVIAGFVAAHSLHLEPATIAIFGAATLLLLDNYHRPAEEQSENVHHAFAEAEWVTLLFFVGLFVLVHGLESAGVIKWMAAELLAATGGDFNLAAIAILWGSALLSAFIDNIPFVATMIPLIKSTAPAFGGEDALKPLWWALSLGACLGGNGTLIGASANLVVAGMAERAGQPIRFLPFLKSSFLLMLVSIVIAHVYLWLRYL from the coding sequence ATGGAACCTCACACAGGCCAAGTGATCTTCGGGCTGAGCGCCGCCCTGGTCGCATCGGTCATCTTCGTCTCCGTATACGCGCTCGTCGTCTCGGAAAAGCTGAATCGCGCGATTCTCGCCCTCCTCGGCGCGGGCCTGATGATCCTGCTAGGCGTGGTCACGCAGGAAGCGGCTCTGCGCGGCATCGACTTCAACACCATCGGCCTCCTCCTCGGCATGATGGTGCTGGTCGGCATCACCGGCAAGTCGGGCGTCTTCCAGTACGTCGCCATCTGGTCGGCGAAGAAAGTGAACGCCTATCCGCTCGGCGTGCTCGTGATGTTGTCGGTGGTCACGGCCGTGTTTTCCGCGCTGCTCGACAACGTAACCACGGTGCTGCTTGTCGTCCCGGTGACCCTGCTGATCACCGAAGAGTTGAAGGTCCGGCCGTACCCGTATCTCGTGGCCGAAATCCTCTGCTCCAATATCGGCGGCACCGCCACCCTCATCGGAGACCCGCCGAACATCATGATCGGCTCGGCCACCGGCCTCACCTTCAACGATTTTCTGCTCAACACCGGTCCTCCGGTTGTCCTCGTCCTGGCCGCCACGCTCGGTCCGCTGTGCTGGCTCTGGCGGAAGGATCTGGTCGCCGACGAGTCTGCTCGCCGGCGCGTCCTCGAGTTCCGCGAAAGCGAAGCCATTCGGGACCCACGGCTTCTCAAGCAGGCCCTCGCCGTCCTGGCCGGCGTGATCGCCGGCTTCGTCGCCGCCCACTCGCTGCACCTCGAGCCGGCGACCATCGCGATCTTCGGAGCCGCCACGCTACTGCTGCTCGACAACTACCACCGCCCGGCCGAAGAGCAATCGGAGAACGTCCACCACGCGTTCGCCGAGGCCGAGTGGGTGACGCTATTGTTCTTCGTCGGCCTGTTCGTTCTGGTGCATGGGCTCGAATCCGCCGGGGTGATCAAATGGATGGCGGCGGAACTGCTCGCGGCAACGGGAGGCGACTTCAACCTCGCCGCCATCGCCATTCTCTGGGGGTCGGCGCTCCTTTCGGCCTTCATCGACAACATCCCGTTCGTCGCCACCATGATTCCCCTGATCAAGTCCACGGCGCCGGCTTTCGGCGGCGAGGACGCGCTCAAGCCTCTGTGGTGGGCGCTCTCGCTCGGAGCCTGCCTCGGCGGCAATGGGACGCTCATCGGCGCGTCCGCGAATCTGGTCGTCGCCGGCATGGCCGAGCGCGCCGGCCAGCCTATCCGCTTCCTGCCGTTCCTGAAGTCGAGCTTCCTCCTGATGCTGGTCTCGATCGTAATCGCGCACGTCTACCTGTGGTTGAGGTACCTGTGA
- a CDS encoding CBS domain-containing protein yields the protein MNPNPVTVPVTETFAGAFAIMAAQRQPALPVVDEAGVYKGMFDFEDVWELLLPKAAVLGLESLTNLAFLNNASEKLREKLEEAGPRPIRHFLDAKVQPVHPDTPVKEVILQFHRYNTSIPVVERGVGRLAGLISPWDLLDGLR from the coding sequence ATGAACCCCAACCCCGTGACGGTTCCGGTCACGGAGACCTTCGCCGGAGCCTTCGCGATCATGGCGGCGCAGCGCCAGCCGGCCCTCCCCGTCGTTGACGAGGCGGGTGTCTACAAGGGGATGTTCGATTTCGAGGACGTGTGGGAACTGCTTCTCCCCAAGGCCGCGGTGCTCGGCCTCGAATCGCTCACCAACCTCGCCTTCCTCAACAACGCATCTGAGAAGCTGCGCGAGAAGCTCGAGGAAGCCGGGCCTCGCCCTATCCGGCACTTCCTGGATGCCAAGGTTCAGCCCGTCCACCCCGATACGCCGGTAAAGGAAGTCATCCTCCAGTTCCATCGCTACAACACGAGTATTCCGGTGGTCGAACGCGGCGTTGGCCGCCTCGCCGGCCTCATCTCGCCGTGGGACCTGCTCGACGGGCTTCGCTGA
- a CDS encoding OmcA/MtrC family decaheme c-type cytochrome translates to MNRLRMLFVIILLGGLAALMSAPGSLWTQRDKAYYMDENQLNFVRPGLVTKIKSATVEQDGTMRVVFTITDPRGVPLDRDGIVTPGPVSTSFIAAMIPASGTQYVAYTTRTATSNLNGQRAVQASSDTGGRYDKVADGEYRYTFGTKAPSTIDRAATHSIGVYSTRNLSEFDMPNNTSDDVFNFVPAGGAVTKTRDIIKTATCNKCHDPLALHGGSRQKMELCVMCHSPQTSDPDTGNTVDMPVMIHKIHMGEELPSVQAGGKYQIIGNRDSVHDYSHVVFPPDVRKCETCHEKGATPETTPAQADAWMKPNRAACGACHDNVNFATGENHANLPQVTDNQCTNCHTPEGELEFDVSIRGAHTIERFSKTLPGTMFELVRVANGSAGEKPTLVFKVTDKQGKPIIPSEMTRLGLNLAGPTTDYKTVVSEDARQAQGSADGTYSWTFANALPADAKGTYAVEIEGYRNQTLLAGTQKERVVRDAGVSKVLYFSVDGSAIAPRRTVVSLEKCNACHGSLSLHGDNRNTIESCVMCHNPSATDAARRPAAQGPNESIDMRTMIHRIHSGAEQGRPYIIYGFGSNPIDFSHVEYPGDLRNCEGCHVNGSEQLPLRAGLDSVTDPRGPVATAGPTAAACGACHAGTAAASHAVANTTAVGESCSVCHGPNADFAVNRAHAR, encoded by the coding sequence ATGAATCGTCTTCGTATGTTGTTTGTAATTATATTGTTGGGTGGCTTGGCGGCGCTGATGAGCGCGCCGGGCAGCCTATGGACGCAACGGGACAAGGCGTACTACATGGATGAGAATCAGTTGAACTTCGTCCGGCCGGGCCTGGTAACGAAGATCAAGAGCGCCACCGTTGAGCAGGACGGAACGATGCGGGTGGTGTTCACGATTACCGACCCGAGAGGGGTACCGCTGGACCGGGATGGGATCGTGACGCCGGGACCGGTGTCCACGAGCTTCATCGCAGCGATGATTCCGGCGAGTGGAACGCAGTATGTCGCCTACACGACTCGCACGGCGACGAGCAATCTCAATGGACAGAGGGCGGTGCAGGCGTCTTCCGACACGGGCGGCCGGTATGACAAGGTCGCCGACGGCGAGTACCGGTATACGTTCGGAACGAAGGCTCCGTCGACGATCGATCGGGCGGCGACGCACTCGATCGGCGTCTATTCGACGCGAAACCTCTCCGAGTTCGATATGCCGAACAACACCTCGGACGACGTCTTCAACTTCGTGCCGGCCGGCGGCGCGGTGACCAAGACGCGCGACATCATCAAGACGGCGACGTGCAACAAGTGCCATGATCCGCTGGCGCTGCATGGCGGGTCGCGCCAGAAGATGGAATTGTGCGTGATGTGCCACTCGCCGCAGACGAGCGATCCGGACACGGGGAACACGGTGGACATGCCGGTGATGATTCACAAGATCCACATGGGCGAAGAGCTGCCGAGTGTGCAGGCGGGCGGCAAGTACCAGATCATCGGCAACCGGGACTCGGTGCACGACTACTCGCATGTCGTTTTTCCGCCAGACGTGAGGAAGTGCGAAACCTGCCACGAAAAGGGCGCGACGCCGGAAACGACGCCGGCCCAGGCCGATGCCTGGATGAAGCCGAACCGGGCCGCTTGCGGCGCCTGCCATGACAACGTAAATTTCGCCACTGGTGAAAACCACGCGAACCTGCCGCAGGTGACCGACAATCAGTGCACGAACTGCCACACGCCGGAAGGCGAACTCGAGTTCGACGTATCGATTCGCGGCGCGCATACGATCGAGCGGTTCTCGAAGACGCTGCCGGGCACGATGTTCGAGCTGGTTCGGGTAGCCAACGGCTCGGCCGGCGAGAAGCCGACGCTGGTCTTCAAAGTCACCGACAAACAGGGCAAGCCGATCATCCCGTCCGAGATGACACGGCTGGGACTGAACCTGGCCGGACCGACTACGGACTACAAGACCGTTGTTTCCGAGGACGCGCGCCAGGCGCAGGGCAGCGCCGACGGCACATATTCGTGGACGTTCGCGAACGCACTGCCCGCCGACGCGAAAGGAACGTACGCGGTGGAGATCGAAGGCTACCGCAACCAGACGCTTCTCGCCGGGACGCAGAAAGAGCGGGTCGTGCGAGATGCGGGTGTGAGCAAGGTCCTGTATTTCTCGGTGGACGGCTCGGCGATTGCTCCGCGGCGAACGGTCGTTTCGCTCGAGAAGTGCAACGCCTGCCACGGAAGCCTCTCGCTGCACGGCGACAATCGGAACACAATCGAATCCTGTGTGATGTGCCATAATCCGTCGGCCACCGACGCGGCGCGGCGCCCGGCCGCGCAGGGACCGAACGAAAGCATCGACATGCGCACGATGATCCACCGGATCCATTCCGGAGCGGAGCAGGGCCGTCCGTACATCATCTATGGATTCGGCTCCAACCCGATCGATTTCTCGCACGTTGAGTACCCGGGCGACCTGCGGAATTGCGAAGGTTGCCACGTAAACGGCTCCGAGCAGTTGCCGCTGCGGGCCGGACTCGACTCGGTGACCGATCCGCGCGGACCGGTGGCAACCGCCGGGCCGACGGCGGCCGCCTGCGGGGCGTGCCATGCCGGCACCGCCGCTGCGTCGCACGCGGTGGCGAACACGACCGCGGTGGGTGAGAGCTGCTCGGTCTGCCACGGGCCGAACGCAGACTTCGCCGTCAACCGCGCGCATGCGCGCTAG
- a CDS encoding DmsE family decaheme c-type cytochrome: protein MIILVLLAAVAVWAQEGTAQEPAATAAGSAAEPAASEPQYAGSEMCSACHEDIYKDFGRSPHQIVETDKRRGFEGQACESCHGPGGKHAESVDPADIRQPAKLPPAEADRTCLTCHRNQTTHVGRIQGGHARGQTGCVSCHSVHKKPARPKTAVAQNQLCNGCHTSQSAEFTRPHRHPVTQGAMSCLDCHNPHGRTMVNQPLRNNFNEPGCLRCHGDKRGPFAFEHAPMRVEGCTACHEPHGSANPRMLTRPQVRFLCLECHSGLGAVSTTPGGAPPAFHDLRSERYRNCTACHTKIHGSHVNRSLLR from the coding sequence ATGATCATCCTCGTCCTGCTGGCGGCAGTCGCGGTGTGGGCCCAGGAAGGTACGGCACAGGAGCCGGCGGCAACCGCTGCCGGCTCCGCCGCCGAACCAGCCGCCAGTGAACCGCAATACGCCGGTTCGGAGATGTGCAGCGCCTGTCACGAGGACATCTACAAGGACTTCGGCCGTAGCCCGCACCAAATCGTAGAAACAGACAAACGCCGGGGCTTTGAGGGCCAGGCATGCGAATCCTGCCACGGCCCCGGCGGCAAACACGCCGAATCCGTGGACCCCGCCGACATCCGTCAACCCGCGAAGCTACCGCCGGCCGAAGCCGACCGGACGTGCCTCACCTGCCACCGCAACCAGACCACCCACGTCGGACGGATCCAGGGCGGGCATGCACGCGGCCAGACCGGGTGTGTATCGTGTCACAGCGTTCACAAGAAGCCGGCGCGGCCAAAGACGGCGGTCGCCCAGAACCAGTTGTGCAACGGATGCCATACTTCGCAGTCCGCCGAATTCACCAGGCCGCACCGGCACCCAGTGACGCAGGGGGCGATGTCGTGCCTCGATTGCCACAATCCGCACGGCAGGACGATGGTGAACCAGCCGCTGCGGAACAACTTCAACGAACCGGGCTGCCTGCGATGCCACGGCGACAAGCGGGGCCCGTTCGCATTCGAACACGCGCCGATGCGGGTGGAAGGATGCACGGCCTGCCACGAGCCGCACGGATCGGCAAATCCGCGGATGCTGACGCGGCCGCAAGTGCGCTTCCTGTGCCTGGAGTGCCACTCGGGGTTGGGCGCAGTGAGCACGACGCCGGGCGGGGCGCCGCCGGCCTTCCATGACCTGCGGTCCGAGAGGTACCGGAACTGCACCGCGTGCCACACCAAGATCCATGGTTCGCATGTGAACCGGAGTCTGCTGCGATGA
- a CDS encoding universal stress protein: MATTRFGRILFPVDFTPHCRAVAPVVAAWAERFDATVTLLHATDLPPGAYADWYAFMNLMDVERYRQHARSQLHHFLAETFGTVPVERGLAEGAAGPAIVDYARTHHIDLIMMPTRGLNRFRTLLLGGVTAHVLHDAECPVWTEAHLESEEKLPLACRTVICAIDLGPASERTLQVAAAVAGRFQSEIRVVHACSDSEPERAKALAAYEKLAAAAGVGGRLEMLEGGPAQAVASAAAAHGADLVVIGRGRVHETLGRLRDHAHAIIRTSPCPVLSV, translated from the coding sequence ATGGCCACTACACGATTCGGTCGCATCCTGTTCCCGGTCGACTTCACGCCGCATTGCCGGGCGGTAGCACCCGTTGTGGCGGCGTGGGCGGAGCGATTTGACGCAACCGTCACTCTGCTTCACGCCACGGATCTCCCCCCGGGCGCCTACGCCGACTGGTATGCGTTCATGAATCTGATGGACGTGGAGCGGTACCGCCAGCACGCCCGGTCGCAACTGCACCATTTTCTTGCCGAGACCTTCGGAACGGTTCCCGTGGAGCGCGGGCTCGCCGAGGGCGCGGCCGGTCCGGCGATTGTCGACTACGCCCGGACGCACCATATCGACCTCATAATGATGCCGACGCGGGGCCTGAACCGATTCCGGACGCTCCTGCTGGGCGGCGTCACGGCACACGTGCTGCACGACGCCGAGTGTCCCGTGTGGACCGAGGCGCACCTCGAAAGCGAGGAAAAGCTGCCGTTGGCGTGCCGGACCGTGATCTGCGCGATTGATCTGGGCCCGGCATCGGAGAGAACGTTGCAGGTGGCGGCGGCGGTGGCAGGGCGGTTCCAATCTGAAATCCGGGTTGTGCACGCATGTTCCGATTCGGAACCGGAGCGGGCGAAGGCGCTGGCGGCCTACGAGAAATTGGCGGCAGCGGCGGGAGTAGGCGGCAGGCTGGAAATGCTCGAGGGCGGTCCGGCGCAGGCGGTGGCGTCCGCGGCGGCGGCGCACGGAGCGGATCTGGTGGTGATCGGTCGGGGCCGAGTGCACGAAACGCTAGGCCGGCTGCGGGATCATGCACACGCGATCATCCGGACTAGCCCATGTCCAGTACTGAGTGTGTGA